A region of the Planktothrix tepida PCC 9214 genome:
AGAATATATCTATAAAACAACCTTTACTCTACCCATCTTTTCTGAAGCTTTAATTGTTGGTGAACTTTCAGCCGATGACAATGTTACAGATATTCTCATCAATGGGGTTTCTGCTGGTAATCCTAATCCTTTAGGGTCTTGGACAACGGTTAGTCAATTTCAGATTTCGACTGGATTTGTCGTTGGTAAAAATACCATCGAATTTAAAGTGAATAACTCTAATGGCCCTACAGGTCTTCGCATACATAGCATCACTGGAACTTATACACCTGCTTTGTCTACTGTCGGTAAAATAGTGATTAATGCAGACGAATGGACATTAAGTGATCACGGGCTCAATGTTGCTCCTGATGGAACTCAATTTGCTCTTAATATTGCCAATTACTTTGTAGGTAATCAAAACGGGAAATTCCATGTCCTTTCCAACAATTTCGGGTTAACTGGAGCCTCTCTAGCAACAGTAATGACCAATGCAGGTCATACTTGGACAAAGGGAATGAATATTAGTGTTAACTTAGCAACTCTTCAACAATATGACGGGATTTTTATCGGCGGTGATCCGATCGATAACCAGGTCTTAATTGAATACGTTCAGAATGGAGGAAAGGTTTACCTCTGTGCAGGTACAGGTCAAGGCGGTTCACAAGCAGAAGCCAACAATTGGAATACGTTCCTAGCTGCTTTTGGACTCAAATATCAGGGAACTTATAACGGAATTAGTGGTAATATTCCTGTGAGTAAACCCAATCATCCTTTGTTTGCTGGAGTCACAACCCTCTATCAGAATAGTGGAAACTCCATTACTGATTTACAATCTGATTCGTCCTTAAATGAAATTGTTTTTAATGATAGTAACGGACAAGGGTTAATTGCTACGGCTGAATTTATTCAAACACCTCCTACACCTTAACCCGCACCAAAACCCACTTCTAAAGCAAATACGTCAATATCAGGACTTACGCAATGCCTCTATCAGTAGGATGTGTTAGTGGCAGTTTAACGCACTAATACATTATATGTGGAGTAGCTGCGTAAGTCCTGAATATTCTAAGGGAATGTTACAAGGTGATCCAGAAGCGTTTTTAGTTGTATTAAAAGACATGAATGCTCAACTATTGAGTTTAAATTTATCTCGATTAACTTTAGAAGAATTTTTCATGCAGAAGTTAAAAGAAAGGGGAATTCATGCCAGTGCTTAGAGGGAAGGTTTAAATCTAAATAATACAATTAGTAATTATGACTGAAATCACCGCTAATTATGATGAAACCTGGAAAGAAGCTATAGGAGACTATTTCCAGTCATTTCTAACATTTTTTTATCCCGAAATTTATCAACATATTGATTGGAATAAACCTCCAATTTCTCTGGATAAAGAACTAGAGCAAATTACCGCCTCTGCGGAAACCGAAAAACGTTATGCTGATAAATTATTTCAAGTTTGGCTATTAGATGAGCAACAAATTTGGATTTTGATTCACGTTGAAGTCCAAAGCCAATATGATCAGGAATTTTCCCAAAGAATGTTTATCTATAACTATCGAGCGTTTGACCTGTATCATAAACCTGTGATCAGTTTAGCCATCCTGGGAGATGAAAGTAAATCTTGGCGACCGAATTCTTATCAATATGGTTTAGGGGATAGTGAAGTTAAAATTAAATTTAGCATTGTCAAACTCTTAGATTATCAATGGGAAGACTTAGCCCAAAGCCACAATCTTTTTGCTATAGTAGTAATGGCACACTTAAAAACTAAAGCTACCACTAGCAATTTAACCGAAAGGGAGCAATGGAAATGGAATTTAACCCGATTACTTTACGAAAAAGGTTATAATCGCAAAGAAATTGCTGATTTATATAAAGTTATCGATTTAATGATGGCTTTACCGGAAGCATTACAATTCAGTTTTGAGGAAAAATTAACCCAATATCAGGAGGAGAGGAAAATGCCTTTATTAACTAATATTGAAAAACGTGCTTTAGCAAGAGGTAAAGAAATTGGAGCAAAAGAAACCTCTCAACAAAGCATTTTTGATTTACTGGAAATTCGCTTTGGAACTTTACCCGAAAGCTTAATTCAAAGCCTCAAGCAAATTGATGATATGATCGTATTAAAGCAACTCCATTTACAAACAATAAGTGTTAATTCCTTGGAGGAATTTCAACAGCTAATAGACTCTAATTTAACTAATGAAAATTAATTCAACAGTGGAACAGGCATCCTGCCTGTTTCTCGACAAGAACATTGTTTTATTATTTAAACAGCAAACAAAAGTGCATACTGGAGTAAAGGGATTATGGAGCCGTTTTGAATGTCAACCCTATTGGAAAGAATCACAATTAATCCCAGGCAATGTGGTGGTCGTCCCTGTATTCGAGGGATGAGAATTCGGGTGTCAGATGTGTTAGACTTGTTTGCGGTTGGACTCAGTGCGGAAGATATATTGGAAGAAATGCCTGATCTCGAAGCAGATGATTTGAAAGCATCTCTTTTGTATGCCTCGCGGAAACTTAATCACCCAGTATTAGGGACATAAAAATCTGGATGGATAAAACAAAATGAACGAACAATTACTACTTAATAAATGGCACAAATTAAAATTAGAAGATCAAGAAAAAGTTTTAGCTTTTATAGATGCTATTGACCCAGAAAAACCAGAAGAAAAATTATCTGAAACGACTGAAATCGTTTACAAACCTCAGACAGAATTAGGTAAAAAACTTTGGGAAATTAGACAGAAAATAATTAAAGATCCCAATATTAAATTATTAGATTTGGATGATATAGAAGCTGAGTTAGATGAAATTAGAAGTAAAAATCAATGACAATTATTCTAACTTATTTAGATTCTGGAGTTTTAATCGCTGCTGCTAGGGGGACTGATATAGTATCCTTAAAAGCCACATCAATTTTAGATAGTAAAGAGCGACAATTTTGTTCTAGCCCTTTTGTCAGATTAGAAATTTTAACTAAAGCTAAATATCATAAACAGCAAGATGAAGTTTGGTGTTAATATTTGTTTAGTTCTGTTAAGTCGCCTTCAAGGTTATCTGTGGGCTTGTATTTAAGACATAATCTACGAACTCGCTGTCTTGTAGTTCGTATTCAAATACGCTAGACTACCCCGTTGGGTTAATATCTGAACAAGAGGAAGTGAATGAGTAGAAGCATCTCTACAGTGGATCTGTTTTGTGGTGCTGGAGGACTAACTCATGGTTTTGAGCAAGCAGGTCTTCCAGTCAAAGCTGGATACGATATCGATCCTGCGTGTCAGTTTCCTTATGAATATAACAATAAAGCAAAATTTATATTGCAAGATGTGGAAAATGTAAAGGGTTGTGATTTAGCAGAATATTTCTCTGGAAGCCGTATTAAAGTATTAGCAGGATGCGCTCCCTGTCAGCCATTTTCAAGTTATTCAAGACGTTATAATGATCAACAATTGAAGTGGAAGCTTTTACAGGATTTTGCTCGTTTAATTGAAGAATGCGAACCCGATATTATTTCAATGGAAAATGTACTTTTATTAAAACGTCATTCAGTTTTTCAGGAGTTTATCACCCAGTTGAAACAGTTGAACTATTGTTTTGAGTCTTATGAGGTTAACTGTTTAGATTATGGAATTCCTCAATCTCGAAAACGATTAGTCTTGCTTGCTTCAAAATTTGGAAAAATTAACCTAATTCCACCAACATATAACCCCAACAATTACCAAACAGTCAGACAAACTATTGGACACCTTGAACCCCTTTCTGCTGGTGAAACTTCTAAAATAGATTG
Encoded here:
- a CDS encoding DUF433 domain-containing protein translates to MSTLLERITINPRQCGGRPCIRGMRIRVSDVLDLFAVGLSAEDILEEMPDLEADDLKASLLYASRKLNHPVLGT
- a CDS encoding DNA cytosine methyltransferase, which produces MSRSISTVDLFCGAGGLTHGFEQAGLPVKAGYDIDPACQFPYEYNNKAKFILQDVENVKGCDLAEYFSGSRIKVLAGCAPCQPFSSYSRRYNDQQLKWKLLQDFARLIEECEPDIISMENVLLLKRHSVFQEFITQLKQLNYCFESYEVNCLDYGIPQSRKRLVLLASKFGKINLIPPTYNPNNYQTVRQTIGHLEPLSAGETSKIDWLHRCSKLSKLNLRRIRASKPGGTWRDWPQELIAECHLKTSGKTYPAVYGRMEWDKPSPTITTQCFGFGNGRFGHPEQDRAISLREAALLQTFPPEYKFVQPDKPQAIDLVGRLIGNAVPVKLGMVIARSILEHIHEEN